The nucleotide window GCATTAGAAGATTGACagtaagttttaaaatagttACTTTCCAATAGTGACTTCACGATTAGAGATATGTGCAATTTAAATTCAACATCTAACATTTTGGTAATTAAATGAACTAAACATTAGGTCACAAAGAGAATGAAGCAACCTATTTATGTCTGCTATCAGCTTGACAATTACTATCAGAATCATCGCAGGTAACGACTCTTTCATTTCCATCTTATATATTATTTACTAAAAACAAAAATTCCATAAGTCTAACGACTAATCACAAAAAAACTTACGTTTGCAGGTATGTCAAGAGCCGACGTGATCAGCAATTGAGAAACCGTGGCGATGAGAATGAAACGAGTACGTGTAAGCCTGAACATGAAGCAAATGGGGTCTATTCAACTGATAACAACCTTCTGTGGTTGCTGGGTTCTATTCAACTGATAACAACTTGCAGCTGGATGCAACTACTCAATTTCATAAATTGCTCTCAATTGGTATAatgtttatttttctattttatttctTCTTCAAGAAGTCCTATCAATCATTAACCATTAATCGGAGAACCGATTAAACTTTATTTCACAGAACGGAGTCCTCCAATCGAGGAAGTCATACAATCTGGTGTCGTACCTCGCTTTCTCGAGTTCTTGATGAGAGAAGATTTCCCACAGCTCTAGGTCAGCATCATATCAAACCATTGGTTTTAATGCTGCTTGATGTACTGCAATTTATGTTTGTTTGATTACTTGCTTTTAACATTAGTTTGAAGCTGCTTGGGCACTCACAAACATTACTTCTGGTACCTCTGAGAACACAAAGGTTGTTATCGATCACGGGGCGGTCCCTATTTTCGTTAAGCTGTTATTTGGTCTTAAAAATAACGGCCTTCGTTCGGAATGCCACTCATATATGATGTAGATCCCGTATTATCTAAtttatttatatgttaaatattgTTGTATGTAGAAACTGTTATATTTTGCagagtttaaaatcaaaattttgttttGTGATCTTTAGGAAAGAGAAACAACCCTTTCTTTTTGGTCCGGAGCAAGAATAAGGGGTGCCAAGGTTAATTTCACATTTGACGAGTCATCTCTTAAAGCAGTATCCGTATACCACTTTGCGATTAGGTATAAGTTTTTGTTTATTTGATAAAATATGTTATTCTGTATGTTTGCTTGAATGTGATTCTTTCAAAGAGACCTTATtgattttgatatatatatatatatatatatatatatatatatatttaatttgtTGGATTTATGTTTGTGTATATGTGTGAATTAGGTTTCGATTGTTTCGAAAACCTACATTTATACCGAGTTGATTGCTGATTTGTTTTGTGTTTG belongs to Helianthus annuus cultivar XRQ/B chromosome 5, HanXRQr2.0-SUNRISE, whole genome shotgun sequence and includes:
- the LOC110941449 gene encoding ALA-interacting subunit 1, giving the protein MKSQIEWVQPSLSLHPVYESILLESLPSMVTQQELPACKPILTPKWVISALMLVTVVFIPIGVASLLASRDVVEIIDRYDNACLQGTKSQKVQSIQDPTTSKTCIRRLTVTKRMKQPIYVCYQLDNYYQNHRRYVKSRRDQQLRNRGDENETSTCKPEHEANGVYSTDNNLLWLLGSIQLITTCSWMQLLNFINCSQLNGVLQSRKSYNLVSYLAFSSS